From a region of the Sesamum indicum cultivar Zhongzhi No. 13 linkage group LG3, S_indicum_v1.0, whole genome shotgun sequence genome:
- the LOC105156897 gene encoding uncharacterized protein LOC105156897, which yields MASILLGQNGDRIAEIPREQFLRPDSDDCGEAQVCPLIPSDSYDAGDAFGEPDILPRIGDEYQAELPQLLGEPANVSCSRTRSHQNSLVGLPIPLTWIGSKKHEGPEIFSDSRRPNPKNLAETSTYSSGETGPSHYSMKAKDESQNLPSDESILECSGGGHSFLVPGLLSESWSETEKASFLLGLYIFEKNFVELKRFLETKEMGAILSFYYGEFYRSDVYRRWSEGRRTRSKKCVYGQRIFSGFRQQELLSRLLPRVSEERRSALLEVSKNFGEEKMLLVDYVSSLKALVGMNILVEAVAIGTGKQDLTRMALEPLRSNQAIPVRPEMPTGKRCSSLTTTEIIKFLSGDYRLSKARSNDLFWEAVWPRLLARGWHSEQPQNPRHVAGSNKHCLVFLMPGIKKFSRRKLVKGYHYFDSVTDVLGKVRKEPGLIDLDNEETDGNKKEEGHERAGKKKLKEDENYRPTRHRRSYLQPRTSNCSMDDTRFTVVDTSLSDGKVRELRALPSETSNMMSISLVHTQGGAQVTLEENNGESDATNTITPDAYAADNPTAKTSRKTFPARKKHDDNSSFQDTHTVYPDISKTSGPDLKNKKGLIDKKQSRKVPKPHLRRKQEQGDVDYTAPISKRCRRLTANGCDEVRDGVIRSSIAPRSGNSTSYCSSGTREFNENVSSQVRLCQDKLLSSSSSKGDKLLPTSSSKGSPHESIKCNPVSSIHAKEPSPENTRTPFLIDLNLPQLSPEIEDYSVATDMRMDQNDGSIKPENHCLSKSSDIEAGMELPSTVNPLRHSTRNRPPTTRALEAVADGYLTVNRRRRSRDTSSRGNIASRRSQRARRVVAPNDSPNSSMASHIEEAENGVSNTGTNNMFSKFHIPTEANNESVPRQ from the exons ATGGCTTCAATCCTTTTAGGTCAGAATGGAGATCGCATAGCTGAAATTCCTCGTGAGCAGTTCCTGCGACCAGACTCGGATGACTGTGGAGAGGCACAGGTCTGCCCTCTAATTCCATCAGATTCCTATGATGCAGGTGATGCATTTGGAGAGCCAGATATTCTGCCACGAATTGGAGATGAATATCAAGCCGAACTTCCTCAACTTCTTGGAGAGCCCGCTAATGTTTCTTGCTCAAGGACGCGTTCCCACCAAAATTCCTTGGTTGGGTTACCCATACCATTAACATGGATCGGTAGCAAGAAACATGAGGGACCAGAAATTTTTTCAGATTCCAGACGTCCCAATCCTAAGAATCTAGCTGAAACAAGCACTTATTCCAGTGGTGAGACTGGACCTTCTCATTATTCAATGAAGGCTAAAGACGAATCACAGAATTTACCATCTGACGAGAGTATACTGGAGTGCAGTGGTGGAGGTCATTCTTTTTTGGTTCCTGGATTACTCAGTGAAAGTTGGAGTGAAACTGAAAAGGCTAGCTTCCTTCTAGGATTGTACATTTTTGAGAAGAATTTTGTCGAGCTGAAGCGATTCCTTGAAACTAAAGAAATGGGCGCAATACTCTCATTCTATTATGGTGAATTTTACCGTTCGGATGTATATCGTAGATGGTCAGAGGGTCGAAGAACAAGGAGCAAGAAATGTGTATACGGGCAGAGGATATTTTCCGGATTCAGGCAGCAGGAACTGCTATCTCGGTTACTTCCCAGAGTGTCAGAAGAACGCAGAAGTGCTTTGCTGGAG GTGTCTAAGAATTTTGGGGAAGAAAAAATGCTGTTAGTAGACTATGTCTCTTCCTTGAAGGCCCTGGTGGGGATGAACATTCTTGTAGAAGCTGTTGCCATTGGTACAGGAAAACAAGATCTCACCAGAATGGCCTTGGAACCTTTGAGGTCGAATCAAGCGATCCCTGTCCGTCCGGAGATGCCAACGGGAAAACGATGCTCCTCCCTTACAACAACTGAGATTATTAAGTTCTTAAGTGGAGATTATCGGTTGAGCAAGGCTCGGTCAAATGACTTGTTCTGGGAAGCAGTTTGGCCGCGTTTGCTGGCAAGAGGTTGGCATTCTGAGCAGCCTCAAAATCCACGGCATGTTGCTGGTTCCAACAAACATTGCTTGGTTTTCCTTATGCCCGGCATAAAGAAATTCTCAAGAAGGAAACTGGTCAAAGGCTATCACTACTTTGACTCTGTTACTGATGTTTTGGGCAAAGTTAGAAAGGAGCCTGGGCTGATTGACCTTGACAATGAAGAAACCGATGGtaacaagaaagaagaaggaCATGAACGGGCTGGtaagaaaaagttgaaagaaGATGAGAATTATCGGCCAACAAGGCACCGTCGTTCTTATCTGCAACCAAGGACTAGTAATTGCAGTATGGACGACACAAGATTCACAGTAGTAGACACGAGTCTTTCCGATGGCAAAGTAAGAGAACTAAGAGCTCTTCCATCTGAAACTTCGAATATGATGTCGATCTCTCTCGTCCATACTCAAGGTGGTGCTCAGGTTACTCTTGAGGAGAACAATGGTGAATCTGACGCTACCAATACCATCACTCCTGATGCTTATGCGGCAGATAATCCGACAGCTAAAACCAGTAGGAAAACATTTCCTGCCAGGAAAAAGCATGATGATAATTCCTCATTTCAGGACACTCATACTGTTTATCCTGATATTAGTAAAACATCAGGTCCTGATTTGAAAAACAAGAAGGGTTTAATCGATAAGAAGCAATCGAGAAAAGTCCccaaaccccacttgagacgGAAGCAGGAACAAGGTGATGTTGATTATACAGCTCCCATCAGCAAACGTTGCCGGAGATTAACTGCTAATGGTTGTGATGAGGTGAGAGATGGGGTGATCCGTTCCTCCATAGCTCCCAGATCAGGAAACAGCACGTCCTATTGCAGTTCAGGCACTCGTGAATTTAATGAGAACGTATCTTCTCAAGTGAGGTTGTGCCAGGATAAGTTGTTGTCCTCCAGCTCATCAAAAGGTGATAAGTTGTTGCCCACCAGCTCATCAAAAGGTAGTCCCCACGAGAGCATCAAGTGTAATCCTGTCAGTAGTATTCATGCCAAAGAACCCTCCCCAGAGAACACTCGAACTCCGTTCTTGATCGACCTTAACTTGCCTCAACTATCCCCTGAAATTGAGGATTATTCTGTTGCTACAGATATGAGGATGGATCAAAATGATGGGTCGATCAAGCCTGAAAACCACTGTTTATCAAAGTCCTCGGATATTGAGGCAGGAATGGAGCTGCCTTCTACTGTGAATCCCCTGAGGCATAGTACAAGGAACCGCCCGCCAACAACCCGAGCACTGGAAGCTGTAGCAGATGGATATTTAACTGTAAACAGGAGGCGGAGAAGTAGGGATACAAGCTCAAGGGGAAACATAGCATCGAGACGTTCACAACGTGCCCGTCGTGTGGTAGCGCCTAATGACTCTCCCAACAGTTCCATGGCTTCCCATATTGAAGAAGCTGAAAATGGTGTATCTAATACTGGCACCAACAATATGTTCAGCAAATTTCACATTCCTACAGAAGCAAATAACGAGTCAGTCCCAAGACAATGA